CAAGATCCCTCATCCAAGGTCAAGTTTACCCTTGATACTCCAATACAATACCTTCATAAAAAGCACCATCACACTGCAGCACAACACAATGGACACGAGCGGCTCTCACCCCCACCATCCCCTCCCCGCTTCTCATTCCTGCACCCTCCAGACAACACTTTGATGCTATCATCTTCCTCCTGGACAGATGGTTTTCCAACACGCTGAAGCATCATCCCACTTGTGCTATTACTCAGTTCATGCGACAGCTGAAAGGTATCTCCCCTCCCCGCACCTTACCCCCCCCTACCTTCCCTGAGGTCTTTTGTTCAGTCTTTGGTGTGTTCCTGTTTTGcaaaagggagagggaaagacaatGCAGAGCAATACTGGCCTTCATGCAGACCTACAGGAGCCCAATCGGACGTGGCTTTGCCGtgatggaaagaggaagaacCCCgctcagccccccccccccattcccATCTTTCCACTAGCAAGCCAGTGCATTGTATGTATGAGGTGAAAGGAgcacatgggaaaaaaggaaagaggctTCCTCAGTTGGAATGCaagtggagaagagagagatagggaaGGTGGGCGGGAGAGGGGAAAGGCTAGAGGAATGGACAATTAAAGAAGGGGAGACAGACATGTACGGTGCTGTGCAGGAATGCTCTAACTGGGCGGGTCAGGGTCAGTTAGAGCCAGGTTATGTATAATAATGCCTTGCGTATGCTTCAGTGCCCTCAAACAGGAGGTTTAAAAGGACCACTTGGCAAAAAAGGACTTCAGTATGAACACTGAGACATTTTCTTACAACAAGTGACATGGCAGAAGTAAAAGGTGAAATACAAAATGTCCCCGAATGCTCCATCCAAAGTGAGCTGCAATCACCAATGTGAACTCTTTTGCATCTCTTGTCTCTTTTTGGACTTGATACTGTTCCAGCTAGGGCTGTCACAATATCAAATTTTCACTAAACAATTATtgcgacaaaaaaaaaatcacaataaggATAATTTTGTGATatcatagtaataataataataataatactgtatCCAGATAATTCAACTCCATGGAACGTTATGGTTCTATCTATGTTCTGAGTGGTTTTGAGATGTTGAGCCTCAACGTTTTCACATCCTATACAGCAAAACTGATATGTCAGGCAGTTCCCTCAAAATAAAGTCCAAAAATgcctaaaaattaaaaacacacttattGTTAAAAAGAtgtcacaaaataataaaatgtgaaaaactcagtTTTGATAAAAAATTCAGTCAgatataatttaatttcaagaTGACAAATTTATAATATTAtagtttactttttaaaaaaaaaaaaaaaaatattgtaattatcACAAATATTGCAGTGTTGCGATACCCCTAGTGCCAGCCACGATTGATCAGAGATTTGCAGCATAACAGCAAGGCTTCTCATCACATCATACACTACTGAGAGCCATGTGGTAGCTACTCGGTGGACAACATCACATCATCGGTCTTTTGCAGCAGTTGTTTATGTCTGTATTGCCAGGTGATACAGTTTTTCTGAGTGAACAGAGACTGAAAAAGAGTCAGAGCATGTGTCAGCCTGCAGGGAGATGCAGACAGTCGAAGCTACATAACTTGAACTCCGATTCCGATCTTGACGGGAAAGGCCTGGAGCTCTCTCCACCCCTTTGTATCCAGCCAGTGTATCTATGTAAGAATAGGGGAgctatgtctgtgtctgtggtgtgtattttatttatgtgtaggAGCAGGAGTACCTGTTCGCTCCAACTGTAACTGTGTGACGCCACAGCCCTGCGATCCGAAGCATCTCTTTGTTCCCAGCTCAAACAACAGAAATCTCCCCTCTTCCAGTTTCCATATTTCCATTGCTCTATCTCAGAGACcattacattttccactgtcacGTCTCCCTCTGGCATCACATAAATAAGTAAGCCCTGGAGTCTTGTAACAGATTCCATTTGGCCTCTGCTGCAAATAATCAGCGCACACCTCGGATTAGGCTGGCCTCTAATGACTCTATTGTGCAGGAACCCCTGATGGTGGTGAGTCATGTTCCTCACCTCATttggcctgtgtgtgcatggctacatgtacatacacagcAAAGGgaaacacacgcatgcacacattccTTCTCCTAAACCCTACCTGCTACGTGCCTAAACTAAACTTTATCTTTAATCTAACCTTAACCGTAAACTTAAAAGAGGATGGGCGAAATGTCCTCACGGTTGAGAATTTCCTCATCTTCCTGTTCTTGTGAGGGTATTTGGTTGTCGAgaataaaagaaacacacacacacacacgcacacacaccactgtaatTGATTAGTGCAACCAATGCCTAAACTTCCAGGAGATGTTAAATTTAGTAATTACACCTCAGACAAATATTATAGACTGAATTAAGATACATCAGTTCTAGAAGGTTCATTGACTTTATCAAAagcatgaaatataaaaaacactCCTGTTTCCTCTATGACATTCTAATTACATCTACTTTCTATACTAACAATTAAGACTTGCTCTTGTGCACATATTTCCTGTCCTTTGCTGTAAAAACATCTGCGAACCCTTAAAGAGTGGTGTTCCCCTCAAACCATGAGATGATTGAGATTCTTGCACTAAATATGCTTTACTATTCTTTTCTCCACAGGATGAAGTGAAGGTTCCCTCCAAACTCTCCCTCTCCAAGTCCATGAAGGTTCCAGAGGCTGTGTCAGGaagcagaggaggcagcctgATGGAGCTGAAGGAAGCTGTAGAAGAGgctggagaggaaggagaaggagacaaGATAGACAGACCCCACGTGGATCTCTCatctgatgaggaggaggtggcaaTCGAGGAGACCATCGAGGAGACTCGTGCCGAGCGCATCAAGCGCAGCAGCCTGCAGCGCGTACAAACCCTGAAGACGGTCTTCTCCAAGGAGAAGATGGACAAGACCAGGGCAAAGACCAAGGAGAACCTGGAGAAGACCAAGCAAAAGACCAGGGAGAACCTGGAGAagacaaagcagaaaacaaaagagaaccTGGAGAAGACCAAGCAGCGAACCAAAGAGAACATTGAGAAGACCAAGCAGAGGACCAAAGAGAACCTGGAGAAGACACGCCACAACATCGAGAAGAAGATGGGCAAGTTGGGCACTCGCATGAGTGTCAACCAAGAGCGCAAGCAGAAGATGCAGGTGTCCCGTGAAAAGGTGAAGAAGGCCTTCACGCCTGACCATGTAGTATACGCCCGGTCCAAGACTGCTGTGTATAGGGTGCCCCCCTTCACCTTCCACGTCAAGAAAATCCGTGAGGGCGCTGTGGAGGTGGTCCAGGGCACCGAGATGGTAGAGGTGTCCCAAGAGGTCGATCCCTTCGACGGGGTGGATGCTGAGGTCGAGGAAGGCGCTGTGGAGTTGGAGATGATAAATggaggcggagaggaggaggagatggaagacgatgaagaggaggacagCCAGGATGTCCTGCTGGAGCACAACGAggacagagatagagatagCGActagaaaaggaaaagagaggcaAGGCGGAGGGGCGGGGGGCAACAAATTAGCCGAGACCACAATGAAAACCTTAGTTCCAACCCTGAGGTTACTTTGTAAAACTGAGTGCACTGGCGATGTTAAGAAGAATATTGACAACTTTATGTTTACTATATTTGACTGAAGACTGCTGATAAACGCCAAAGCCTCACTGTTAGCGCTCGTATCATATTAACATCAAAGTCTTCTCAGATTTACAAAAGCACCTCAGGAGTTGGTTTTaccgtcagtgtgtgtttgggtgctaTAGATGAccatgaaaagagaaagaggggaggaaaatggCAAGATGAAACAGAATAACTTGGGATGTTATTGGGGTCGAGGGAAGCAGGGGgtaggataggataggataggacaACAGCAGAACTGACAAACAAATGATCACTAGTAGGGGATACGATCATTCCCTGTGTAATAAAGGAACTGtataatttgttttcatttccttcaccattttttaatcaaaagcTAATCACTCACAACAGGTGTGAATGTGGAAATTACTTATCTCCTTTCCATTGTAGCTCAGAAACACACTATTGAGTGTAAAGAAACACGATCCCAAGAACTGTGTTTGGGTTGCAgcttctccagcagctgcattatattcacaaacacactacTCACGCCCATATCCATAATTTTCCTTGTGCTTTGAAAATAGTTCGTATCACACATGTGAATATTCTTTCCATCccctttttgtttgtatgtttaggTCACTAATACTGAAGAGTTATCTATTTCCTTATTCtgcattattgtcattatataGAAGCACAGTGAATCAGTTGTAATGTCTATATGCTGATGAGCTCACACGGTAATTtgcagtatttgtgtgtgattttgattGTGATCACATGCAGTACTAAACCtgtgccatctctctctctctttgattaCTGCGAGAAACTGTAGTTTTTCAATAGGGCTTGTTTCATGCAACATTCTCTTGCAACCTTTTCCTTTGATATTTTCAGGAATAACCTGTATCTATTTGTAGGATTGCCACTGCGCTCAAGCAAACTGCTGTCTTATCCTAAGTGCATGTATCAATATTAAGAAGAGAGGGTCGCACTCAGAAATATTATCATTCAGTAGATTTACTTGATCATTTTTCTGACAgtatacaaaacatttttggccATCTGGCCTTCATTAGTGTGTGCAAATGCCAATGATATATTACTGAAAGCGACCTTCTCTTCTTAATAAGGAATAACCCATAACCACATATTGTGCAACAGTGTGCTCAATGAAGGtctgctgaaaaacaaaattgctATAAAAATAGGCTGTGTCTTATGTGTAGGCCAGGTCCATTTAACTCGCTGATGTATTTCACTGTTATCATGCGATGTGTTAGATTTCATGAGGGTTTTCTTGTAAAAATTCTGTTCCATGTTGATGATGTGTATGATAAATCAGCTAAGATAAGGAATTATATTTTCATCAAGTCCCATAAAACTCTGGTTGAACCAGTTTTTATCGTAGTAAACATTGTGTACTCCCTGGACCTGCATTTACACAAAGTATGGACTATATTACGACCAACTtcactttttcctctccacttccTCATTACTCTTGTGGTCAAATACTGACCCCTAGTGTCCGTTCATCTCAGTGCATTTCTCTCCTTTCCAGTGTACATGCAGTTGCACTTCATCAGATCCTCCTTTCCAAGTGAGCATTTCATCAAGCATTTCCACAGCTCTTTAGATACCTGCGACTTTTCAATATCGTCCATATTCTTTTATTTGCATCAAGATTTATAAATTTGTTATATACATGTTCGCCATCACAGGTGATATTATGAGTGCCTACAGGAATACATCTGCAAATTACTGTTTTCACTCTGGAATGTTCTGCTCTGAATGTATTTCACAGCATATTCAAGCTGAATTTGTCGATCCAAAGTACCAGAAAATAGAGCTTTCCACAACCATTGCCAAAGTTTACCAAAATACCTGAGTATTTTAGAtgtcaagttgtttttttatagCTCAGACAGTATCACAATTtccttattcattttttgtatATAATGTGAATCACTGCCAATACAGATGATAATGCTTTTATTTACCAGAGAGCCTTTGGCCTTTTCCGGGCTGCAAAACATCTGTGACCAGAATAGTTTCCCTGGGCCAACCAAGTCTGATATTTGTACAGATTGCATAATGCAATAAATGTGACACCACAATATGACATTGGCATGGTTTCATATCAACAAACAGAGgccacatctgttttttttttttttcatggccaCCACAAAAGAAGGTGCAATTGTGGTTTACCTTAGGATTAGAGAATTGTCTTGGTGTTCCAGTGCTAAACCTAGGTGGCTGAATGATGTCATGTGGCAGTGTGGAGGTCAGTGT
This genomic interval from Myripristis murdjan chromosome 19, fMyrMur1.1, whole genome shotgun sequence contains the following:
- the cavin1b gene encoding caveolae-associated protein 1b, translated to MAAMEAELSSAQLEPQTLTEVSDDEVNLPPSDDEEDALAAAATGTEGQPAEDDEAAKVDLQVNGGMVLTLLDKIIGAVDQIQQTQNTLEARQQEMERSVTGIQGELTKLAKSHTTTSNSVSKMMEKVRKVSINVKTVRANLERQGGQIKKLENNEAELLKRRNFKVMIYQDEVKVPSKLSLSKSMKVPEAVSGSRGGSLMELKEAVEEAGEEGEGDKIDRPHVDLSSDEEEVAIEETIEETRAERIKRSSLQRVQTLKTVFSKEKMDKTRAKTKENLEKTKQKTRENLEKTKQKTKENLEKTKQRTKENIEKTKQRTKENLEKTRHNIEKKMGKLGTRMSVNQERKQKMQVSREKVKKAFTPDHVVYARSKTAVYRVPPFTFHVKKIREGAVEVVQGTEMVEVSQEVDPFDGVDAEVEEGAVELEMINGGGEEEEMEDDEEEDSQDVLLEHNEDRDRDSD